The window ATCGGTCACAGCGCAGCTATGCCCATTCCGGCCCATCACCGAGGCCACCACGCTATGGGCCCCCAGCCAGGGGCGGGCGATGTTCAGGGCCTCCTCTACCGGCCCGTGCAGCAGAATGAGCTTGACCGCCGAAAGGGTGCGGCCGGGGATACTGCGCAGCCAGCTCACGTCCACGGCCAGGTGGCCCAGGAGGTCGGCCTCGGGGCTGGCCTCGAGCGCCGGCAGAGCCTGCACCAGGGTATAGGTGCTGAACTCGGTGTGCCGCTCCCAGCGCAGCGAACCCTCTGGCAGCCGCAGCCGCAGGTAGGTACCTGCAAGCTGGTCGAGCTCGAGCTCCCCCAGGCCCGAGAGCCGTCGCAGGTGCTCGAGCTCGGCCTCGCGGGAAACCCCCTCGTGCCGCACCGCCACCTGCACCACCAGGGCCGGCAGACGGATGCGCGGGGTGGGCCGGGCATGCAGCTCGTTGTGAAGCTGAAGGCGCAGGGGGTCATCGGGCGGTAGCACGCCCGCTTCACGGTAAGATTCAACGCTCGAGTGCACCATGCCTGCTCCCATTATGGCTCAACATCGGCCTCACCTAGCCCATGTTCCCCTGACCGCCGCCTTTCGTTCTCTTGTTCGGATGAGACGCCAAGGGCCACGGCTATACAAAGCCGCGCTAGTCCAGGTCGTTTTGGTAGCTTTCGTAGCCGTTTTCCTCGAGCCAGCGCTTGGCCTCGTAGGGAGGGCGGAAGGCGCCGGAGTCTTGCGTTGGGCCTTCCAGCCAGTGGGGCCTGGCCCCAGATGGGGGTTCTTGGTTCCAGTAGAAGAAATAAAGCCCCCAGTAGCCATGCTCGTCTTTGAGCACCAGAAGCTCGCCAAAGCCATCCATCCTCTGCCCGATGGCCTGGCTGCGGGCTGCCTGGTAGGACAACTCATCGTACTCGCGGGCGGTTGACGACATCCCAAACCTCCTACTTGCTCTCGTTGATGAAAAGGTTATAGCCGTTTTGCTCGAGCCAGTGGGCCATCTGGTAGGGAGGCAAAAAGCCTTTGGGGTCGGCCTGGGGACCTTCCACCCAGTCCGGGGGGTACGAGGGCTGGGGCGCGCACAGACCCAGCACCCCGAACAGGTAGTAAAGCCCGTAGTAACCACCAGTGCCCTCCAGCACCAGCCCCTCACCATAGCCATCTACCAGCACCTGAAGGGCTTTGGGCTCGGCCTCGGCATAGGGTAGGCGACGGAAGACCTCAGACGTCATAAAGCCCCCACATACCGTCAGTAGGCCCTCAAGGTCATTTGATGCCAGGCACGCAGCACCTCCAGCGTGACCACCCCCAGGCAGCTTCGCGGCCCCTCGCGCACCTGGGCCGGCAGTTCCGGCTCGCCCAGATGATCCAGCACCGCCAAGGCCCCCTCAAAGCGCTGGGTGCGGGTGTAGTGGCTGTAGGTGATCAGCACCGGCAGGCCCGCTTGCTGGGCCGCGATCAGGCCGTTGTGGGAGTCCTCGATGGCTAAGGCTTCCTGGGGCTTCAGTTTCATCTGCCGCAGCGCCTCTATGTACACATCGGGGGCGGGTTTTTTCCTCTCAACCATGTCGCCCGCTACGATGCACTCAAACCAGCCCGGTACCTCTGGCCCGGCTTGCTCGAGCAGCACCTGCACATTCTCCAGCGAGGTGGTGGTGGCAATCCCCAGCCGCACCCCCTGTTCGCGGGCCTCGCGCCACAGGCGCAGCACCCCCGGACGAAAGGGCACCTCGCCCGCCTGCACGATCTGGTTGTATAGCTCGGTTTTGCGGCGGTGCAGCCGGGCGATGTCGGCCTCCAGCAGCTTGGGGCACTCGAGGCAGTGGTAGAGGTAGTAGGCGATGCGCTCCTTGCCGCCGGCGACCCACAGCAGCCGCTCGTACAGCTCCCGATCCCACTCGATCTCGAGGCCAGCCTCGGCAAAGGCCCGGTTGAAGGCCAGCCGGTGGCCCTCCTCGGTCTCGGCAATCACCCCGTCTACATCGAAAATCAGTGCTTGCATGCTTCACCCATACGTATTGCTGAACCAAGCCCCCTAGCCAAAAATCAAGGCCTCCCCACGCCTT is drawn from Meiothermus cerbereus DSM 11376 and contains these coding sequences:
- a CDS encoding HAD-IA family hydrolase, with amino-acid sequence MQALIFDVDGVIAETEEGHRLAFNRAFAEAGLEIEWDRELYERLLWVAGGKERIAYYLYHCLECPKLLEADIARLHRRKTELYNQIVQAGEVPFRPGVLRLWREAREQGVRLGIATTTSLENVQVLLEQAGPEVPGWFECIVAGDMVERKKPAPDVYIEALRQMKLKPQEALAIEDSHNGLIAAQQAGLPVLITYSHYTRTQRFEGALAVLDHLGEPELPAQVREGPRSCLGVVTLEVLRAWHQMTLRAY